Proteins encoded together in one Paracidovorax wautersii window:
- a CDS encoding TetR/AcrR family transcriptional regulator, which produces MRVSKEQMEENRERILATAAQLFRERGFDGIGVADLMKSAGLTHGGFYGHFASKEDLMAQASTRAVEQICTFWSGLLEQAPGDPRAVLEQAYLAPRHRDAPGQGCPMAALGADAARQGPRVRRALTEGLVKVLDVLTAAMPGRSKAARRQKALADYASLVGAVVLARAVDDAALSDEILHATAAALRLPSAPTAPAGAARAAA; this is translated from the coding sequence ATGAGAGTCAGCAAGGAACAGATGGAAGAGAACCGCGAGCGCATCCTCGCGACAGCGGCGCAGCTGTTCCGCGAACGCGGCTTCGACGGCATCGGCGTCGCCGATCTGATGAAGAGCGCCGGGCTGACGCACGGCGGCTTCTATGGTCACTTTGCCTCCAAGGAAGACCTGATGGCGCAGGCCAGCACCCGCGCGGTCGAGCAGATCTGCACCTTCTGGAGCGGGCTGCTGGAACAGGCGCCGGGCGATCCGCGGGCCGTCCTGGAGCAGGCCTACCTTGCGCCGCGCCACCGGGATGCGCCAGGCCAGGGCTGCCCGATGGCTGCGCTGGGCGCAGACGCTGCGCGCCAGGGGCCCCGCGTGCGGCGCGCCCTCACGGAAGGACTGGTGAAGGTGCTCGACGTGCTCACGGCCGCCATGCCGGGCCGCAGCAAGGCCGCGCGGCGACAAAAGGCGCTGGCCGACTACGCAAGCCTGGTCGGCGCCGTGGTGCTGGCGCGCGCCGTGGACGACGCCGCCCTGTCCGACGAAATCCTGCACGCCACCGCTGCCGCGCTGCGCCTGCCGTCAGCCCCGACGGCGCCTGCCGGCGCGGCTCGCGCCGCGGCCTGA